A window of Cydia fagiglandana chromosome Z, ilCydFagi1.1, whole genome shotgun sequence genomic DNA:
AGAGCTTACTCTTTTTTGGTAAATTTAGTTTCTTGGACAATATATCATATTCTGAAAATGATTCGCTCTGACTGAGTTTAGTAATTACCTTTAAAGAATTATTTAATTCGTCATGATTGAGGTATGTGGACGACGTCGACGTTGCATTTTTGCGGCATTTTTTAATGAAACGAAGAGCGTACGCAAAAGCACGAATGAGCCGCGAGAGGTTAGAGAAACGATTGAAATCTATTAATGGCTCATTAACTATGTTAACGTGCAATGAAACCTCAACGCGGGTTTCAGGCAGCTCATCGCAGTGCTTTGTGGTACGATTCGAAGGCCACTGAGCCACGTCTAGTTGCAAGAAACTGGGACCCGACCACCACAAATCTAACGAGTCTATAACACTTGCATGCAATCCACGGGAAATTAAGTCCGCTGGATTTTGGTCCGTTGGAACATGCCTCCAAGTACAACTGCCGGTGATTTCTAAAATATCCGACACTCGGTTCCTCACAAAAGGTTGCAATCTACTTGGCATCATCTTAAGCCAACCTAACACTATAGTCGAgtccagagatgtgaaaaatactttataaaaagtatttaaatacaaaatacaaatacttccttgataatactatttcaaatgcaaaatacaaaatagtttttgaatttgtatttaaatacaaaatacgaaataggtattttcaaaatacttttttaaaatacaaatactttgcgataaaaggtactctgagtaatgaatacctagtctgaattaaaaagtattactcggaatttccgagttgaaaagactctttattctttgaaatcaatcctctatctaaagtgcaaatttgtAGTTgcttgctcatattaaccggtaggatgtaggtatggatgatggtttttaacggccaactgttaaagcattaatttgtaatgttttacagctattataatgcctctcgttagtgtgatgatgatgaaaacgtctcgtttgtgtttcaccagggcaaaaagtttgttctcctctcgtgccttgaaaccctcgcaacactcaagattccacttgctacgcttgtggtcatgtgcgacgttactaaacagcagattcaacagttccatgttaaaagaataagaaagttgccaggattgtaactgtaacatcagaagagattgtaactcctacctacattacctacccactataaagtattttgtattttgaaaatagaaaataggtcccaaaaactatttcaaataaaatacaaaatagttttctttaaaaggtatttaaatacaaaatacaaaataggtattttgcattttgtatttgcattttaaatacaagtatttcaaataagtcacatctctggtcGAGTCGGTCCAAAATGTTGTGTTTCTAACCTGAGCTCTAAGTGAAGTCATGACCTTGTCATACAGATGAGCACTAACGAGAGCGCCGCACAACTCAAGCCTAGGTATAGTCGTAGGTTTAATCGGACTGACCCGACTTTTTGCGATCAATAACCTAACTAATACCTGACCTTCGTTGTCTACACTACGCATGTACACACAAGCGCCGTACGCGCGTTCAGATGCGTCTGAGAAAATGTGTAGATCGAAGGCTACGTTTGAGTTGCAAATGACATGACGAGGGACTCTGACATCATTTAGTGCCGGCAATCCTTCCAAGAGTTCTACCCATTGTTTGATGATTTCTGGAGACAGTTCTTCTTCCCATGTAATCTTTTGAAGCCATAACCGCTGCAGTAGCATCTTCATGGTGATTACAAACGGAGACAGAAGTCCCAACGGATCGAAGATCTGAGCAATCACCGATAGCATGTCACGTTTGGTATTTCCTTTAGGGACTAGTTTTCCTATTGGAAAATACAGCTCATCAGACTCAGGGTGCCAGCCTAAGCCTAACGTTTTGCTGGGCTCATTTGATCCTATATTCAAATTCACAGAGGATTGAGAGGGTTCACATAGAAGGCGAGGCTCGTTTGACTTCCACTTACGCAGGTTCATTCCTGCTGAAGACAGTGCTCGAGTCACTTTATGGCGAATCTCTTCCACCGCAGTAAGGTCATCTCCTCCTGTCAGCAGGTCGTCTACATAAAAATCGTGAACGATGACTTCTTTGACCTTCTCATCGTCACAATCTAAGCCTATTTGTTTGAGACACCTGGTGGCTAGGAACGGAGCACTGGCTGTCCCATAGGAGACAGTATTTAGCTCGTGCACTAATAGTGGCATGGTCTCCGAACTGCGCCAAAGAATTTTTTGAAGGTGGCGGTCGTCAGGATGCACCCATATCTGACGGTACATTTTCTCCACGTCCGAAGAAATGATGTACCGGTGCTGCCTGAACCTAATAAGGATAGACAGAAGGTCGTCTTGCACAGTGGGTCCGACCATCTGAATGTCATTCAGACTGATACCTGAGGTGGAAGGGCTGCTAGCATTATATACGACACGGAGCTTTGTCGTGGAGCTATCGCGCAAAATTCCATGATGTGGTATATAATAGCCCTTTTCTTCCCTTGAGACCTGCCTACCTTGCGACATGTGACCCAAACTTTCATACTCTGTCATAAAATCAATGTATAAACCGTTAAATGAGGGCTTGGTTTTAATTCTGCGTTCCAATGATAGCATGCAATGCTTCGCGCGTTGAAATGAATCGCCTTATACACTTTCGCTTTGTTTTAAAGGAAGCCTGACACAAAATCGTCCGTCGGCTAGCCGCGTAGTATTTTCAACGAAATGTTCTTCGCACATTTTCTCCTCAGGTGAATAGTGAGACGACTTATGGCTAACTTCTTCGAGCTGCCAAAACCGCGTTAATTGGGTTTGAATGTCGTCGTTACATTTTAAATCATTATTACCTTTGTGCGAGAGACCAGAAACAAAAAAGCACTGCATACTGGAAGGCAGACAGTCGGTAATTGCCCGACCAGCAACCAAAAAGCCAAAGCAAGTTTCACAGAGCATCGGCAGTCCGGTACCTAGTCTGATGATCTGAGGCTGAGTAGGAAACGAGTCCCAAAATACTTCAGATCCTAACACTATATCGACCGGTGCAGGTTTATAAAAGTTTGGATCGGCCAAACAAATGTCACTCGGAATATTAAGATCCGTCAAATCAATTTGACGACATGGGACGTCATCAGTAAGAGATGGCATAACTTAACAGTTTACCGTTACTGAATATGTGtcatttaaagagttaataGGAAGTAGACACATTTCTCCTATGTTAGTAGTCTGTTTATTTATACCAAGAACAGACGTGTTAATTTGATTCGTTGGTAAATTTAATTTCTCACAAAAACTCTGAGATATTAGACATGCAAAACTACCATTGTCTAACATGGCGCGAGCGACATGCTCTTTATTGTTGCTATCGTAAACCTTTACTAATGCAGTCGCAAGCATACCATGTTTCTCTTGTCACGAATTTGAAACCATTTGAGCCGATAATGCCTGTACAGACGCGGGCGAGGAATCATATGAAGCATTTCCTAATTATCCTCCTCGCCGCGGCCGGACGCGCAGTCACCGCTCAATCTAGATTTGCAATCGGTAACATGAAGTAACGTGTTATGTTTTCGCTTGCATAACTTGCATCCCGGCTTTTTGCAATGATTAGCATAATGTCCACCGCGTAAACAGTTATAGCAAACCATTAAACTTGGTATATATAAGCCCAGGGGAATGGTACGAAGGGTTCTCGGGGGTGCTAAATAGAAAACCGTGCGTTCAGTACATAGGTTTATTACCGGACTGACAAACGTTACAAAAGTGCCGGCGCCAGAGGGCGCGCGGGGAGAATTAACCCTACCCTCCaccaatatacatacataacacCCCTTTTCTTAAATAACAGTAGTTATTGAACATATAAATTTACCGTGTGCTCCAGAGCTTGACCGTGGTTCATTAGTTTTACCTTCCATGTCAAACGAAGGTGATATCTGTGTATTCCCACTTAGAAACAGTAGGTCAAGCCCTAGGACATTTACCTtaattataaaaacaattaacAAGAATATTGTGAAACTTAATCTATCTCAAAACCAAATCTGACGGGCGGGCGTCTAACTCTTTTACTCTCATGACTTTTAACCTGAACGGGCGGGTCGGTACTGGTGCCGGGCTGTGCGGGCGCCGCGGGCGCGTCCTGAGCGGTCTGGGTCGGAAGCTCGACCGACTGTGGCACTTCTATACCTATATCCTCCTTGTTTTTAAATTGGGTCCCGAGTGGTACACAATATTTGAATCTTTTCTTTAGTTGATCAGTATGCCTATGACTGGTGGTACCGTTTTCCCTTGTCACGACATAGTTGCGGTTTCCTTTTACCTCCGATATTGTTCCTGGCACCCATTTATCGGGGCCGCTGTATTCCTGCAACCAAACTGGATCTCCCTGCTTCATTTGATATAATGGTTTGCTAGCGAACCTTTCCACCTGCTTGCCTTGAGCTTGCCGGACTCGTTGATCGACTGTGGCGCCTGGTTGAAGTAAGTCTAGCCTACAGCGCAGAGCTCGTTTCTGTAACATCATGGCTGGAGACTCACCTGTGGTACTGTGTGGACAATTccggtagttaaataaaaaggacTGCAATGCCACATCCAAGTCTACCTTTTCTTTGGTGGCTTTCCGCAGAGCCCGTTTACATAGCTTGACAGCCCCCTCTGCGGCTCCGTTTGAAGCGGGATGGTATGGTGCACTATAAGTGTGTTTAATTCCACTCCGTGTCATGAACTGATCCACTTCCTGACTCGTGAAGGGCGGTCCATTGTCTGAAACCACTTCTTTTGGCAACCCGAAGCGAGCAAATATCTCCATTAACACCTTAATCACCGCAGTTCCTGTAGTCCTCTGCATTACAAAAGCTTCAATCCATTTTGATGTGGAATCCACAATAACAAAGAACATTCTTCCTTCAAAGGGGCCTAAAAAATCGATGTGTAGTCTACTCCATGCTTGCTCATGGTATGGCCAGGGCTGTGGTGCTGACTTCGCAGTTGCCGCTGCGTCTGCCGCACAGATTGCACAAAGCTTGCAAATTTGTTCAATATCTTTATCAATACCTGGCCACCAAACGAAACTGCGGGCTATGCCTTTCATTTTCACCATACCCTGGTGACTGCTATGTAATTCCTTCATAATAGTAGGTCGCAGTGTTGCTGGTATGACCATTCGATACCCCCACATAATGCAGCCAGTATCAGTGTATAGTTCTTGTCTTcgtgcaaaatatggtttcattTCTTCCTCTGAACAATGATCTGGTCAGCCCCTGCTTAAAAATTGGTTTACTTTCCTTAATGTTTCATCTTTTTCTGTCTCTTTCCTCACCTCCATGCTGGTTATAGGTAGGAAATCTTGCACAAAATTTATATATGTTACTTCTGTATAGTCCTTGACATCCTGACTAGTCGATGGTAATCTTGATAATGCATCCGCTGCATTCTTAGCTGTTGGAATGTATTCAATGACGTATTGATAGCCACCCAGGATCACTGCCCATCTTTGCAAGCGGCTGGCAGCCATTACTGGAATACCGGCTTTGTCCCCAAAGATTGTCACTAATGGTTTGTGATCGGTTCTTAAAACAAACCGACGACCATACAGGAATTGATGGAATTTTTTTACTGAGTATATGATTCCCAGTGCTTCTTTGTCAATCTGTGAGTATGCTCGTTCTGCTTTATTCAAAACTCGGGAAGCATATGCTATAGCTCTCTCTGTACCATCTGGCATAATGTGTGATATAACGCCGCCCACTCCATAGCTGCTGGCATCAGTAGTCAGAATCAGCAGCAGATCCGGTGAATAGTGCACCAACACCTTGCTGGAAgacaataaatgttttatttcattaaaggCCATATCACACTCCGCTGTCCAATTAAACTTCATTTCCTTCTTTAATAGTGCATATAATGGGGCCATTATTGtactaatattttttacaaatttagcATAGTACATTGTCATGCCTATAAAGGATCTCAGCTCCGTTACGTTGCTAGGTGTAGTTGCATTCACTATTCCTTCTATCTTCTTAGGGCAAGTATGAATACCTTCACTATTTACTACATAACCCAAGTATGTTATAGATTCCGACATGAAAGagcatttttcatttttaatttttaaaccatACTTTTGTAGTCGCTCAAAAACTGCAGTTAAATTCTTCAAATGTTCTTGATCATCTAACCCTGTAATAACCACATCATCTAAAAACACACCAACTCGAGGTATGTCCACAAACATTTGTTCCAGAATCCTCTGAAATATTCCGGGGCTCGAGGATAGACCATATATAAGACGattatatttaaataggccctTGTGTGTGTTTATGACTGTATACTTGGAGGTATCATCCAGAACTAGCTGTGCATATGCCTGTGACAGGTCAATCTTACTAAACTTCTTACCACCATGTAATTTGGCAAACAAATCTTCTACTCTTGGCAAGGGAAAACGGTCCACTTCTAAATACTTGTTCAAACTTATCTTGTAGTCTCCGCAAATCCGGAGGGATCCATCTGACTTGACCACGGGCACAGTTGGAGTTGCCCAGTCTGCTGTTACCACTGGTGTGATGACACCTTCGCGCTGCAGTCGCTCGAGCTCCCGCTCCACTGGTCCACGAAGGGCGTACGCCAGCGGCCGCGCGCGCATGAATACCGGCCTGGCGCCGTCTCTCACCCGCAGCGTGACCAGCCCGCCATTGTACCGGCCCAGCCCCTCCGAGAATACGTCTTTAAATCTGGAACTAAATTCCGTCAAATCAAAAACTTCATTCGGTTTTACATAATGCATTAATTCTAACTGTTGCTTAACCCTCTTAATAATACCAAATTCCTCTAACCATTCTCTTCCTAACAAGTTTTCCTTGCCATTATTTACTACATACAAGTTCAAAACTTTACTCAAGTTGCCCAAACGCACTACAGATTTTATCATTCCTAACGTAGGCACACTTTCTCCTGTCAAATAACTTAACCTCAAATTGCTGGTATCTAACACACAATCACTATAAATGAGTTTCATAAAATTGCGTACTAATACATGAAATTCGGCTGCCAGTATCAATTTCCATAAATATATCCCTATTGTTCACATTTATCATCATTTTGTACGGCGGATATTTGGAATCAGCCTTGTTTTGTTTAACAAAAGAAAGATTTGTTACCTTTAAATCATCATCCGGGGTCGATTGGTTTCCCGTTTCCGTAATAACATAATGGTGTCCCACGGAACGCGACAATCGCGGGCACATCTTCTTTAAGTGTCCCTCCTGGTTGCACACACGAcatgaatataatttaaatttgcaTGTTTCACTGCAATGATCCCGTCCACAAACCGAACAAAGTTGACCGTGAcctactttttaaccgacttccaaatctcaaagaaggaggttctcaattcggttgtatgtttttttttattttttttattttttttatttttttttttatttttttttatgtttgttactccataactccgtcattactggaccgattttgaaaattctttttttgattgaatgtatatgcatacagattggtcccgtttttgtcaaaatccagttctgatgatgggatccatgaggaatcaagggaactcctcaaatcttaaaggcatacacatagtgatttttgatttattatcagcgaatcaagcatatacatccaaaaaagtgacatttgatgaagtggaactgctgatgatgatcagaacggaactcttcaacgacgcatagttctcggttggcgatttgtcctcgtcgtttgttaagcaagttaaatttttaacccacatttttgtcaagctcgagttctgatgatgggatccatgaggaatcaagggaactcctcaaatcttaaaggcatgcgtatagagatttttgtatttacatcagaaaatcaagcattttcattaaaaactgttgcatttgatgaagtggaactgctgatgatgatcagaacagaactcttcaacgacgcatagttcacgtttggcgatttttccttttcgttatgttagttaagcaagttaagtttttaagccacatttttgtcaagctagagttctgatgatgggatccataaggaatcgagggaactcctcaaatattaaaggcatacgtatagatttttttgtattttcatcataaaatcaagcatttacattcaaaactgtcgcatttgatgaagtggaactgctgatgatgaccagaacagaactcttcaatgacgcatggtacacgtttggtgattacgaatttcgattttgacttggactgggacccggactcggactcatacccggatccggttcggacccggatccggttcggacccggacctggactcggatccggattcggacccggactcggaaccggactcggacccggactcggatccggactcggacccggtctcggacccagacacggacccggactctgacccggactcggacccggaccttgacccagaaaaccactatgataccttaactaaataaacaactatgattacctaccataaaattaatgtaggtataaagtacgatgatgccaatcttactagcccctcccgcttaaacccccgtacaccgcacggcatgcgccattaagtgggttaggttaggtttgaactgcgatcctcacagaaccgaacaaggattaggttaggttagaattgcgagccttacagaaacgaaatgctacttgaaaagtgggtttgattaggttcgaactgaggagtgggttaggttaggctagaactacgaccctcatggctcctcttcacggtgggccaacgccggccactccaagggacgcatttatgcgttagagggagcaagtgatagtgcatggctgcgtcccttggagtggccggcgttggcccatcctgtagaggagccattatacagaagcgaaatgctagtaaaaaagtgggtggttttacctccttttctacatagtgtaccatctacaataatctttcatcggcccccatggaagtcggtttttttttcttaaaaattatgttcgACCATAATCAGCTGTCAGTGTCATGTCAGCGCTAGCGCCGTCATTATATCTACGCTAACCCTACCCTCCaccaatatacatacataacaaAACTGGGTAACAATTCCAGTCGCGCAGCGTTGCTAAGGGCGAGAAACTGTAAACAACTAGGTAAATAATGTTCACCGCTGCATTTTGGGCACTTAGCGACAGTGTTCTGTTTCGTATCTTGTACGGACATAGTTTTCAGTTTCGGTGTGTTTTTGTGAGAAGTGTTAACTCGACCGGCAGTGTTATTTGTGGACAGTTCCAACGTTTCTAATAAATCAGAACGATTTCGCATGAATGTTAAAAACGCTTCGAGAGTAATTGGCTTATCCTTATCTAAGCGACCTTTGCATTCTTCCCATTCCCGATACGACTTAGCATCTAACTTATGTGACACAATGTAAATAAGTAACGTATCCCATTGTTTTACTGGTTCGCCTAGTGATTCTAAGGCTAGCAAGTATTTTGTTTAACTGGTCGATCATACGTTTTAACGCAAATGAAGACTCCTTGGTAATTGTTTCGATATTAAAGATTGCCGAAACGTGATTTTGTAGCAATAAACGCTTGTTATCGAAACGATCACATAGGAGCTTCCATGCAGTTTGATAATTTTTAGAACAAAATTCGACCGATTTAACAACCACTGCCGCTGAACCATCCAATGACGATCTCAAATAGTGAAACTTATTTATCTCGTCAATTTCATCATTTGAATGAATTAAGCTTAGGAATGTGTCGTGAAACTCGAGCCAATTTTCGTAAGAACCTGAGAATTTTGGCAACTGTATGACGGGAAGTTTAACTAGCCTATGATTGCTAGCACTTGAGATACTTGCACGTTCGCTACCCAGGTCTTCTTGATTTTTATTAAATGAAGTTAACATATCTTGCGCTTTAGCAATTGCACCGAAGTACTGGGTTTCGAACTCAGTTCGCTCAGATAACTGAATATCCATGCTTGTCGACAAACATTCTAACTTTAACTCCACTTCATCATACTCACTAAATAATGTTTCCATTCTACTTATTCTTAACTGCAACTCATTGGCGGCAACAGAGGTAAGTGAAGAACTTTCCAAAGAATTCATGTAGTTTGAAAAGTTAGTGAGCCGGCCTTTATAACTGCCACGTTTTTTGATTAATTCCTTTTCTTCGGACATTTTGAGAGGCGTGTGTTGTCAGCTGAAATGTTATACAATGCaaaatttacttaaatgtatctatctatacatataataaagctgtagagggtagaaagtctgtacatggaagatatttgaaaaaaagttggctggggatacttagaatcgataacagaacacgttccaacagtttttagaatttttgtctgtttatctgtttggctgtttatctgtt
This region includes:
- the LOC134679231 gene encoding uncharacterized protein K02A2.6-like — translated: MFFVIVDSTSKWIEAFVMQRTTGTAVIKVLMEIFARFGLPKEVVSDNGPPFTSQEVDQFMTRSGIKHTYSAPYHPASNGAAEGAVKLCKRALRKATKEKVDLDVALQSFLFNYRNCPHSTTGESPAMMLQKRALRCRLDLLQPGATVDQRVRQAQGKQVERFASKPLYQMKQGDPVWLQEYSGPDKWVPGTISEVKGNRNYVVTRENGTTSHRHTDQLKKRFKYCVPLGTQFKNKEDIGIEVPQSVELPTQTAQDAPAAPAQPGTSTDPPVQVKSHESKRVRRPPVRFGFEID